A single region of the Jatrophihabitans sp. GAS493 genome encodes:
- the rpsT gene encoding 30S ribosomal protein S20, translated as MANIKSQIKRIQTNEKARLRNKSVKSALKTSVRRFREAAEAGDKEATIVAFRDASRALDKAASKGVIHANQAANKKSALAKSVNAL; from the coding sequence GTGGCGAACATCAAGTCCCAGATCAAGCGGATCCAGACCAACGAGAAGGCCCGCTTGCGCAACAAGAGCGTTAAGTCGGCGCTGAAGACGTCTGTGCGTCGCTTCCGTGAGGCTGCCGAGGCTGGCGACAAAGAGGCGACCATCGTCGCCTTCCGCGACGCTTCCCGCGCCCTCGACAAGGCCGCCAGCAAGGGCGTTATCCACGCCAACCAGGCCGCCAACAAGAAGTCGGCCCTGGCGAAGAGCGTCAACGCTCTCTAA
- a CDS encoding TetR-like C-terminal domain-containing protein, with amino-acid sequence MNSESPRDRLLAAALRLLADEGPDALQARRVAAEIGASTMAVYTHFGGMGQLVEAVAVQGFVEFGAGLAAVPPHDDSLVHLFSIALAYRDFALNNANLYRLMFGLSPGKSPAAVDFTAGQMGAAGPEGAAAFGHLLDGVTRVMASGRIHQGDPMSAALQLWSAMHGYVLLEIAGFFGPDGDGIELVLVPLARNILIGMGDTAPPSLESIRAVLATVRAT; translated from the coding sequence ATGAACTCGGAGAGCCCCCGCGATCGGCTACTAGCCGCCGCGCTGCGTCTACTGGCCGATGAGGGGCCGGACGCGCTGCAGGCGCGGCGCGTTGCGGCCGAGATCGGCGCCTCGACGATGGCCGTCTACACGCATTTCGGTGGCATGGGGCAGCTGGTCGAGGCGGTTGCGGTCCAGGGTTTCGTCGAGTTCGGTGCGGGGCTGGCCGCCGTGCCGCCCCACGACGACAGCCTGGTCCACCTCTTCTCCATCGCACTGGCCTACCGGGATTTCGCGCTGAACAACGCCAACCTCTATCGGCTCATGTTCGGGCTCAGCCCCGGCAAGTCCCCGGCCGCCGTCGACTTCACCGCCGGCCAGATGGGCGCGGCCGGGCCGGAGGGGGCGGCCGCCTTCGGTCACCTGCTCGACGGCGTGACTCGGGTGATGGCATCGGGCCGGATCCACCAGGGTGACCCGATGTCGGCGGCGCTGCAGCTCTGGAGCGCGATGCACGGGTACGTGTTGCTGGAGATCGCCGGCTTCTTCGGTCCGGATGGGGACGGGATCGAGCTGGTGCTGGTGCCGCTGGCCCGAAACATCCTCATCGGCATGGGGGATACCGCGCCGCCGTCCCTGGAGTCGATTCGGGCGGTGCTCGCCACTGTCCGAGCGACCTGA
- a CDS encoding ComEC/Rec2 family competence protein: MSGVRMPGFGAPGPDDAGLASFGLRGFGASGVDTALRRVLRGADGEQTPPVDLRLAVGAAAAWVATLIGLGCSPATVAKLAAAALFVAGLAAWLARHRVVAGHDQHEDLTIRVSCGVALVGAVLLLTLAPLSARMERVRQSPVTSLAAAHTAVTAQLRITGDPHPLAGAGVGGGGPRVIVDATLLSIRVGTSQVAARGAVLVFGAAADWAQLLPGQRIRLDARLQPARGDPLRVAALVGESAPTLLGHPPWWQRAAGVVRSSLRDASAGLPTSVRGLLPGLVDGDTSQLDPILAEHFRVAGLTHLVAVSGTNCSILVGAALLVMRRFRLGPVTTAFISAVVLAGFVVIARPSPSVLRAAVMGVIVLVALALGRPRAALPTLSAAVLLLLLYQPDLANDVGFTLSVIATAALVLLSPRWAQALRRRHVPPVLAEAIAVASAAHVVTAPVIAAMTGHISVVAIPANVLAEPVVSMATIVGFAAALTAPISLGLGATLAQLAGWPCRWLVWVADFFGGLDGASLPWPAGAVGAMLLVCAAAGAVALARHGLLRRMLIAATVVGLLVQLPVRSAVAGWPAVSSVLVACDVGQGDGLVLPTAPGRAIVVDTGPEPVAMDRCLHDLGITDIPLVVLTHFHLDHIGGLAGVFHDRRVAAVVTGPLDEPQSGVEQVQKTLDAHGLTLGRAQPGESFADGAVLLQVLGPPTAYRGTRSDPNNSSLVMRATVAGKRILLMGDAEVEAQQALLDDHVDLTADILKVAHHGSAYSVPALLAAVHAKVAIISVGAHNDYGLPSAVLLSELQRLSIPILRTDQDGDIAVTVTNGQLKTVIRGVAASEAA; encoded by the coding sequence ATGAGCGGTGTCCGCATGCCCGGTTTCGGCGCGCCTGGGCCGGATGATGCCGGCTTGGCCAGCTTCGGCTTGAGAGGGTTTGGGGCGAGCGGCGTCGATACCGCCCTTCGACGAGTTCTCCGCGGCGCCGATGGAGAACAGACCCCACCCGTCGACCTCCGGCTGGCGGTCGGCGCGGCGGCCGCGTGGGTCGCGACGCTGATCGGTCTTGGGTGTTCGCCAGCCACCGTGGCCAAGCTTGCCGCCGCCGCGCTGTTCGTCGCCGGTCTCGCGGCTTGGCTGGCCCGTCATCGGGTGGTGGCCGGACACGACCAGCACGAGGACCTTACGATTCGGGTGAGTTGTGGCGTGGCGCTGGTCGGGGCGGTGCTGCTGCTGACACTCGCACCATTGTCGGCCCGAATGGAACGAGTACGTCAATCGCCGGTCACCAGTCTCGCGGCGGCGCACACGGCCGTCACTGCCCAGCTGCGAATCACCGGCGACCCGCACCCGTTGGCCGGTGCCGGAGTCGGGGGCGGAGGTCCGCGGGTCATCGTCGACGCCACGCTGCTGTCGATTCGGGTCGGTACGAGTCAAGTCGCTGCCCGGGGCGCCGTCCTGGTCTTCGGGGCCGCCGCGGATTGGGCGCAGCTGCTTCCCGGCCAGCGAATTCGCCTGGATGCCCGCCTGCAGCCTGCGCGGGGCGATCCGCTGCGCGTCGCGGCACTGGTCGGGGAGTCCGCGCCGACGCTGCTGGGGCACCCGCCGTGGTGGCAGCGCGCCGCGGGTGTAGTCCGCTCCTCACTGCGCGACGCGTCGGCCGGGCTTCCGACGAGTGTCCGGGGGCTGCTACCGGGACTCGTCGACGGCGACACCTCGCAGCTCGATCCGATTCTGGCCGAGCACTTCCGAGTCGCTGGTCTCACCCACCTGGTCGCCGTCTCGGGAACGAACTGCTCGATTCTGGTCGGCGCCGCACTGCTGGTGATGCGCCGCTTCAGACTGGGCCCGGTCACCACAGCCTTCATCTCCGCCGTCGTGCTGGCCGGCTTCGTGGTCATCGCTCGCCCATCACCGAGCGTGCTTCGGGCGGCCGTGATGGGAGTGATCGTTCTGGTTGCGCTGGCTCTCGGGCGACCGAGGGCGGCGCTTCCAACTCTGTCGGCCGCGGTGCTGCTGCTGTTGCTCTACCAGCCGGACCTGGCCAATGACGTTGGTTTCACGCTGTCGGTCATCGCGACCGCTGCGCTCGTGCTACTGAGCCCGCGCTGGGCGCAGGCGCTGCGGCGACGCCATGTCCCGCCGGTGCTGGCCGAGGCGATTGCGGTCGCCTCCGCGGCGCACGTGGTGACGGCGCCGGTCATCGCGGCAATGACCGGACACATCAGTGTCGTGGCGATCCCGGCTAACGTGCTGGCTGAGCCGGTGGTCTCGATGGCGACGATCGTCGGCTTCGCGGCGGCCCTCACGGCGCCGATCTCGCTCGGCCTCGGGGCAACCCTCGCGCAGCTGGCGGGGTGGCCGTGCCGCTGGCTGGTCTGGGTGGCGGACTTCTTCGGCGGCCTGGACGGGGCCTCGCTGCCCTGGCCGGCGGGCGCAGTGGGGGCGATGCTGCTTGTCTGCGCGGCCGCGGGTGCCGTCGCGCTGGCCCGGCACGGTTTACTGCGGCGAATGCTCATTGCGGCAACCGTCGTCGGGCTGTTGGTGCAGCTCCCGGTGCGCTCCGCCGTCGCCGGGTGGCCGGCCGTCTCGAGCGTTCTGGTGGCTTGCGATGTCGGGCAGGGTGATGGCCTGGTGCTGCCAACCGCACCCGGTCGCGCCATCGTGGTGGATACCGGTCCCGAACCGGTGGCGATGGACCGCTGCCTGCACGATCTCGGGATCACCGACATCCCGCTCGTTGTGCTCACCCACTTCCACCTGGACCACATCGGTGGTCTTGCCGGGGTATTTCATGACCGCCGGGTCGCGGCGGTGGTAACCGGGCCGCTGGACGAGCCGCAGTCCGGAGTGGAGCAGGTGCAGAAGACCCTCGACGCCCACGGGTTGACGCTGGGCCGGGCTCAGCCCGGTGAGTCCTTTGCCGACGGGGCGGTGCTGCTGCAGGTCCTCGGGCCGCCGACCGCTTACCGCGGCACACGCTCGGATCCGAACAACTCCTCACTGGTCATGCGGGCCACCGTCGCCGGGAAACGGATCCTGCTGATGGGCGACGCCGAGGTCGAGGCGCAGCAGGCCCTTCTGGACGACCACGTTGACCTGACCGCCGACATCCTGAAGGTTGCGCACCACGGGAGTGCCTACTCGGTACCGGCGCTGCTGGCCGCGGTGCATGCGAAGGTGGCGATCATCAGTGTGGGCGCCCACAACGACTACGGCCTGCCATCGGCCGTGCTGCTGTCCGAACTGCAAAGGTTGTCGATTCCAATCCTGCGGACCGACCAGGACGGAGACATCGCGGTTACCGTCACCAACGGCCAGCTGAAGACGGTGATCCGAGGCGTCGCCGCGAGTGAAGCGGCTTAG
- a CDS encoding ComEA family DNA-binding protein, giving the protein MRVLSNSAERSAIAERVRALLDVGEPPGDRRPASEPVPVPALPALPSTGPTSVPQRQHRARVDPGRRSAAAVGVVALVVAVICIWWVSNDRPQSLAVSTRTVSAAASTAVSSATAMTSNLPASLSSPPIPTGSSAPMPSAPSNLVVDVAGRVRHQGVYRLPPGSRVNDAIKAAGGALPGVDLSGLNLASLVADGQQIAVGVPGAGSAPPVASTAASASGAGLVDLNTASAEQLDTLPGVGPVLAKNIVEWRTAHGRFDTIDQLREVTGIGPAKFATLKGAVTV; this is encoded by the coding sequence ATGCGGGTACTGAGCAACAGCGCTGAGCGCAGCGCCATCGCAGAACGGGTCCGGGCGCTGCTCGACGTCGGTGAGCCGCCGGGTGATCGCCGGCCGGCCTCGGAGCCGGTGCCGGTGCCGGCCCTCCCTGCGCTGCCCTCTACCGGGCCCACTTCAGTGCCCCAGCGACAGCATCGCGCGCGCGTCGACCCCGGTCGCCGATCGGCGGCCGCGGTGGGAGTGGTCGCACTGGTGGTGGCGGTGATCTGCATCTGGTGGGTCAGCAACGACCGGCCGCAATCACTTGCGGTCTCGACGAGGACGGTCTCGGCCGCGGCCTCTACGGCGGTCTCTTCGGCGACCGCGATGACGAGCAATCTCCCCGCAAGTCTCTCGTCCCCTCCGATCCCGACGGGGAGCAGTGCTCCCATGCCCTCCGCGCCGAGCAACCTGGTTGTCGATGTCGCTGGACGGGTGCGGCACCAGGGTGTGTACCGCTTGCCGCCCGGATCTCGCGTGAACGACGCGATCAAGGCGGCCGGGGGAGCGCTGCCCGGGGTCGACTTGAGTGGATTGAATCTGGCGAGCCTGGTGGCCGACGGCCAGCAGATCGCGGTCGGCGTGCCGGGCGCCGGATCGGCGCCGCCCGTCGCCTCCACCGCCGCATCGGCCTCAGGGGCGGGCCTGGTCGATCTGAACACCGCCAGCGCCGAACAGCTGGACACGCTGCCCGGGGTCGGGCCGGTGCTGGCGAAGAACATCGTCGAGTGGCGTACGGCCCACGGCAGGTTCGACACCATCGACCAATTGCGCGAAGTCACCGGAATCGGTCCGGCCAAGTTCGCCACCCTCAAAGGCGCCGTCACGGTATGA
- the glpK gene encoding glycerol kinase GlpK has product MADFVGAVDQGTTSTRFMVFDHGGNEVGRHQLEHEQILPQAGWVEHSPIEIWERTSSVLQTTANLLGLGPSDLAAIGITNQRETTVVWNRRTGRPYYNAIVWQDTRTDRIASALERGGQGEVIRRKTGLPPATYFSGGKIQWILENVPEARADAEKGEAIFGNTDSWLMWNLTGGVNGGIHITDVTNASRTMLMDLQTLAWDDELLGFFDIPRAMLPEIRPSSDPRGYGETAIPHGLEGVPLTGILGDQQAAMFGQVCFAPGEAKNTYGTGNFMLLNTGEELVRSSNGLLTTVCYQIGEAKPVYALEGSIAVTGSAVQWLRDQLGIISGASEIEGLAAGVSDNGGVYFVPAFSGLFAPYWRSDARGAIVGLSRFNTNAHVARATLEAICYQSRDVAEAMEADSGVHLDVLKVDGGVTANNLCMQLQADILGVPVSRPVVAETTALGAAYAAGLGVGFWSDTDELRDNWNESTNWKPTWSDEQRRDGYAGWQKAVQRTLGWVEVE; this is encoded by the coding sequence ATGGCAGATTTCGTCGGGGCGGTCGACCAGGGCACCACCAGCACCCGGTTCATGGTCTTCGACCACGGGGGCAACGAGGTCGGACGCCACCAGCTCGAGCACGAGCAGATCCTGCCGCAGGCCGGTTGGGTGGAACACAGCCCGATCGAGATCTGGGAGCGGACCAGTTCGGTCCTGCAGACCACAGCGAACCTCCTCGGCCTCGGGCCGTCGGATCTGGCGGCCATCGGAATCACCAACCAGCGCGAGACGACGGTTGTCTGGAATCGCCGCACCGGACGTCCGTATTACAACGCCATCGTCTGGCAGGACACCCGCACCGATCGGATCGCGAGCGCTCTGGAGCGCGGTGGGCAGGGCGAGGTGATCCGGCGCAAGACCGGTCTCCCCCCGGCCACGTACTTCTCCGGCGGGAAGATCCAGTGGATTCTGGAGAATGTCCCCGAGGCTCGCGCCGATGCCGAGAAGGGCGAGGCGATCTTCGGCAACACCGACTCCTGGTTGATGTGGAACCTCACCGGCGGGGTCAACGGCGGCATCCACATCACCGATGTGACCAACGCCAGCCGCACCATGCTGATGGATCTGCAGACGCTCGCCTGGGACGACGAACTCCTGGGATTCTTTGACATTCCTCGAGCGATGTTGCCCGAGATTCGGCCGTCTTCCGACCCGCGCGGCTATGGCGAGACGGCCATCCCGCACGGGCTGGAGGGAGTGCCGCTGACCGGCATCCTCGGCGATCAGCAGGCCGCGATGTTCGGCCAGGTCTGCTTCGCACCGGGCGAGGCCAAGAACACCTACGGCACCGGAAACTTCATGCTGCTGAACACCGGCGAGGAGCTGGTTCGCAGCAGCAACGGCCTGCTCACCACCGTCTGTTACCAGATCGGGGAGGCCAAACCGGTCTACGCGCTGGAGGGATCGATCGCGGTGACCGGCTCGGCTGTGCAGTGGCTGCGAGATCAGCTGGGCATCATCTCTGGCGCCAGCGAGATCGAAGGACTGGCCGCCGGGGTGAGCGACAACGGGGGTGTCTACTTCGTGCCCGCCTTCTCGGGCCTCTTCGCGCCTTATTGGCGAAGTGACGCCCGCGGGGCGATCGTCGGGCTCTCCCGATTCAACACGAACGCCCACGTGGCGCGAGCGACCCTTGAGGCGATCTGTTACCAGAGTCGCGACGTGGCCGAGGCGATGGAGGCCGACTCCGGCGTGCACCTGGACGTGCTCAAGGTGGACGGCGGGGTGACCGCGAACAATCTCTGTATGCAGCTTCAGGCTGACATCCTCGGCGTTCCGGTGAGTCGGCCGGTGGTGGCCGAGACGACGGCCCTGGGGGCAGCCTATGCAGCCGGCCTCGGCGTCGGCTTCTGGTCGGACACCGATGAGCTTCGCGATAACTGGAACGAGTCGACGAACTGGAAGCCGACATGGAGCGATGAGCAGCGCCGCGACGGGTATGCCGGCTGGCAGAAGGCGGTACAGCGCACGCTGGGCTGGGTCGAAGTCGAGTAG
- the holA gene encoding DNA polymerase III subunit delta — translation MPESSPTPIPALILVVGDEELLVTRAIEQISLAAIKADPDADVREYQASEVEAAEIYEALSPSLFGGRRVVVFRSAQDIRVALLDALKPFLAAPSDDVTIVLQHLGGAKGKALLDAAKKAGASTITCAKLTKPGERLDFIKAEVRRAGGSIAPDAAQLLVDAVGTDLRELAAVSAQLVSDSGGRIDTDMVSRYHQGRAEVKGFEISDKVVTGDSTGALESLRWALADGVPHVVIADALAQGVEAVARVAAAGRGNQYDLAQKLGMPPWKVNRVQGQVRGWSEAGLREALGLVASLNADVKGAAADPNYAIERTIRHVTAARGSR, via the coding sequence ATGCCCGAATCGAGCCCGACCCCGATCCCGGCGCTGATACTGGTCGTCGGCGACGAGGAGCTGCTCGTCACCCGGGCCATCGAACAGATATCGCTGGCCGCCATCAAGGCTGACCCGGACGCAGACGTCCGCGAATATCAGGCCAGCGAGGTCGAGGCGGCCGAGATCTATGAGGCCCTCAGTCCCTCGCTCTTCGGGGGGCGCCGCGTCGTCGTGTTTCGCTCGGCCCAGGACATACGAGTCGCACTCCTCGACGCCCTGAAGCCTTTCCTGGCCGCCCCCAGTGACGATGTCACCATCGTGCTGCAGCATCTCGGCGGGGCGAAGGGGAAGGCGCTGTTGGATGCGGCGAAGAAGGCCGGTGCATCCACGATCACCTGCGCCAAGCTGACGAAACCGGGCGAGCGACTGGACTTCATCAAGGCTGAAGTGCGCCGGGCCGGCGGCAGTATCGCGCCGGACGCGGCCCAGCTGCTGGTGGACGCCGTCGGTACCGATCTGCGCGAGCTCGCCGCAGTCTCGGCGCAGCTGGTCAGCGACTCCGGTGGCCGGATCGACACCGACATGGTGTCGCGGTACCACCAGGGACGGGCCGAGGTGAAGGGCTTCGAGATTTCCGACAAGGTCGTAACCGGGGATTCGACCGGAGCGCTGGAGTCACTGCGCTGGGCCCTGGCCGACGGGGTGCCGCATGTCGTCATCGCCGACGCGCTCGCCCAAGGGGTGGAGGCGGTGGCCCGGGTCGCCGCCGCCGGCCGGGGAAACCAGTACGACCTGGCCCAGAAGCTGGGTATGCCGCCCTGGAAGGTGAATCGGGTTCAGGGTCAGGTGCGCGGTTGGAGCGAAGCTGGCCTGCGTGAGGCGTTGGGTCTCGTCGCTTCGCTCAACGCCGACGTCAAGGGTGCGGCGGCTGACCCCAACTACGCCATCGAACGCACCATCCGTCACGTCACCGCGGCCCGCGGCAGCCGCTGA
- a CDS encoding carotenoid oxygenase family protein: MVNAYLSQNLAPVREEQTLTTLEVTGTIPPHLDGRYLRNGPNPASAIDEDAYHWFMGDGMVHGIRLRDGRAEWYRNRWVRTPELAHRFGEALSSTRRAAPIEFVGANTNVISHAGRTLALIEGGSACHELTDELDTIGPCDFDGTITGGYTAHPKLDPQTGELHAVSYFFARPNSAQYSVIGVDGRARRVIDIPVSGGPMMHDFSLTEKYVVFYDLPVTFDVKQAVAATVPKFMRAPARLTMSALLGRVHVPDPVAASLGRKTPANGGMPYRWNPEHPARVGVMAREGDGTQVRWFDVDPCYVFHPLNAYDDGDTIVLDLVRHPKMFDTDLHGPGEGAPTLDRWIVDLNAGKVQESRLDDRAQEFPRIDERLVGRRHRFGYSMDLARHVEPSDAVLKHDLVSGSTQAHHFGAGKQSSEFVFVPNSADSAEDDGVLMGFVFDPSVQRSELALLDAATMESIATVALPVRVPAGFHGNWVPAR; this comes from the coding sequence ATGGTCAATGCATATCTGAGCCAGAACCTAGCCCCGGTGCGCGAGGAGCAGACGCTCACCACGCTGGAAGTCACCGGCACCATCCCGCCCCATCTGGACGGCCGCTACCTTCGCAACGGCCCGAACCCGGCGTCGGCGATCGATGAGGACGCCTACCACTGGTTCATGGGCGACGGGATGGTGCACGGCATTCGGCTGCGCGACGGACGGGCCGAGTGGTACCGAAATCGCTGGGTCCGCACTCCTGAGCTGGCCCATCGCTTCGGCGAGGCACTGAGCAGCACCCGTCGGGCCGCGCCGATCGAGTTCGTTGGCGCGAACACCAATGTGATCTCTCACGCCGGCCGGACGCTGGCTCTCATCGAGGGCGGCTCCGCCTGTCACGAATTGACCGACGAACTCGACACGATCGGTCCCTGCGACTTCGACGGCACCATAACCGGTGGCTACACCGCACATCCGAAGCTGGACCCGCAGACCGGTGAGCTGCATGCGGTCTCCTACTTCTTCGCCCGTCCGAACAGCGCCCAGTACTCGGTGATCGGGGTGGACGGGCGGGCCCGTCGCGTGATCGACATCCCGGTCAGCGGCGGACCGATGATGCACGACTTCTCGTTGACTGAGAAATACGTTGTCTTCTATGACCTTCCGGTCACCTTCGATGTGAAGCAGGCCGTTGCGGCGACAGTGCCGAAGTTCATGCGGGCGCCGGCCCGCCTGACCATGTCGGCCCTGCTCGGCCGGGTCCATGTCCCCGATCCGGTCGCTGCCTCGCTCGGGCGTAAGACACCGGCCAACGGCGGGATGCCCTACCGCTGGAACCCGGAGCATCCGGCCCGCGTCGGGGTGATGGCGCGTGAGGGCGACGGCACCCAGGTGCGATGGTTCGATGTCGACCCCTGCTATGTCTTTCACCCGCTCAATGCCTACGACGACGGCGACACGATCGTGCTCGACCTGGTGCGGCACCCCAAGATGTTCGACACCGATCTGCACGGACCCGGCGAAGGCGCGCCGACGCTCGATCGCTGGATCGTCGACCTCAATGCCGGGAAGGTGCAGGAATCGCGGCTGGACGATCGTGCGCAGGAGTTCCCCCGGATCGACGAGCGCCTCGTCGGCCGACGGCACCGCTTCGGCTATTCGATGGACCTGGCGCGGCATGTGGAGCCCTCCGATGCCGTGCTGAAGCACGACCTGGTCAGCGGGTCCACGCAGGCGCATCACTTCGGTGCTGGGAAGCAGTCGAGTGAGTTCGTCTTCGTCCCCAACTCCGCAGATTCCGCCGAGGACGACGGGGTGTTGATGGGCTTCGTCTTCGACCCGTCCGTGCAGCGCAGTGAACTGGCACTGCTGGATGCCGCGACGATGGAGAGCATAGCCACCGTCGCCCTGCCAGTGCGGGTGCCGGCTGGGTTTCACGGCAACTGGGTACCGGCGCGGTAG